A genome region from Nocardioides cynanchi includes the following:
- a CDS encoding adenylate/guanylate cyclase domain-containing protein, translating into MSGLPSGTVTFLFSDIEGSTSLLKALGDGYGDVLDTHRRLMRTSFHDLGGVEIDTQGDAFFFAFPRARDAVAAAVEAQRLHAVEEWPEERPVRVRMGLHTGEPAMGSEGYLGIDVVRAARLCTVGRGGQVLLSETTRALVGGTLPDGVSVHALGERQLKDIDEPERIFELAIEGAASPEAAPAVAEAPPAPAEAPAAAPPPWPPTDEQPSRTADFGARLVEQIQDHVRQVIENPLQRTRSQADSLAERVAEKPATITEKLDHKPRNQRVTGWL; encoded by the coding sequence ATGTCGGGACTCCCCAGTGGAACGGTCACGTTCCTCTTCAGCGACATCGAGGGCTCGACGTCGTTGCTCAAGGCGCTCGGCGACGGCTACGGCGACGTGCTCGACACGCATCGACGGCTGATGCGCACCAGCTTCCACGACCTGGGAGGCGTCGAGATCGACACCCAGGGCGACGCCTTCTTCTTCGCGTTCCCACGAGCCCGCGACGCGGTCGCCGCAGCGGTGGAGGCACAGCGCCTCCACGCGGTGGAGGAATGGCCCGAGGAACGGCCGGTCCGGGTCCGGATGGGCCTGCACACGGGCGAGCCCGCCATGGGCAGCGAGGGCTACCTCGGCATCGACGTGGTGCGCGCCGCACGGCTCTGCACGGTGGGGCGCGGCGGCCAGGTGCTCCTGTCGGAGACCACGCGGGCCCTCGTCGGAGGCACCCTCCCGGACGGGGTCTCGGTTCACGCTCTCGGGGAGCGGCAGCTCAAGGACATCGACGAGCCGGAGCGGATCTTCGAGCTGGCCATCGAGGGCGCCGCGAGCCCGGAGGCTGCCCCGGCAGTCGCCGAAGCGCCGCCGGCGCCGGCTGAGGCACCTGCCGCCGCGCCGCCACCGTGGCCCCCGACCGACGAGCAGCCCTCGCGCACGGCCGACTTCGGCGCTCGGCTGGTCGAGCAGATCCAGGATCACGTACGACAAGTGATCGAGAACCCCCTGCAGCGCACGCGCTCCCAGGCCGACAGCCTCGCCGAGCGGGTCGCCGAGAAGCCGGCGACCATCACCGAGAAGCTCGACCACAAGCCCCGCAA